A single genomic interval of Dyella sp. GSA-30 harbors:
- a CDS encoding YafY family protein: MDRYERILTLHRLLKSAHYPVPLPRLMDELECSRATLYRDVAFLRDALGAPIESAGGEHAAFRYEQGEGERFELPGLWLTSDELAALLALNELIGRSGPGVLAGALAPFKARIEHLLSDQGSGKALPIERIRVISWGERKLDQQVFRTVAGAVLERKQLRFRYRARTTNADSRRTVSPQRLTHYRDNWYLDVWDHDREALRSFAVDRIVEPQAQDALAIDVAENDLNEMLASSYGIFAGKPKAWATVRFSEHAARWVADEHWHSQQKGEWLSDGKYELKLPYSNSKELLMDVLKYGPDAEIIAPISLREEMKILLDLALGTYRQPPR; encoded by the coding sequence ATGGATCGTTACGAGCGCATTCTCACCCTGCACCGCTTGCTCAAGTCGGCGCACTATCCGGTGCCGCTGCCTCGTCTGATGGACGAGCTGGAGTGTTCGCGCGCCACGCTTTATCGCGACGTAGCTTTCTTGCGCGACGCGCTGGGCGCACCGATCGAGAGCGCGGGCGGCGAACACGCCGCGTTTCGCTACGAGCAGGGCGAAGGCGAGCGCTTCGAACTGCCCGGATTGTGGCTGACTTCGGACGAGCTGGCCGCGCTGCTGGCTTTGAACGAACTGATCGGTCGCTCCGGCCCCGGCGTGCTAGCCGGCGCGCTGGCACCGTTCAAGGCGCGCATCGAGCACCTGCTGTCCGACCAGGGCAGCGGCAAGGCCTTGCCGATCGAACGTATCCGGGTGATTTCCTGGGGCGAGCGCAAGCTCGACCAGCAGGTCTTCCGCACCGTCGCCGGCGCCGTGCTCGAACGCAAGCAGTTGCGCTTTCGGTATCGCGCACGCACCACCAACGCCGACAGCCGCCGTACGGTATCGCCGCAGCGGCTGACGCATTACCGCGACAACTGGTATCTGGATGTGTGGGACCACGATCGCGAGGCGCTGCGCAGCTTCGCCGTCGACCGCATCGTCGAACCGCAGGCACAGGACGCGCTCGCCATCGACGTGGCCGAGAACGATCTCAACGAAATGCTGGCCTCGAGCTACGGCATTTTCGCCGGTAAACCAAAAGCCTGGGCAACCGTGCGGTTCTCCGAGCATGCCGCGCGCTGGGTCGCCGACGAACACTGGCATTCGCAGCAAAAGGGCGAATGGCTGTCCGACGGCAAGTACGAATTGAAACTGCCTTACTCCAATTCCAAGGAATTGCTGATGGACGTGCTCAAGTACGGTCCGGACGCGGAAATCATCGCGCCGATCTCGTTGCGCGAAGAAATGAAGATCCTGCTGGACCTGGCCTTGGGCACCTACCGTCAGCCGCCACGTTGA